A single Lactuca sativa cultivar Salinas chromosome 8, Lsat_Salinas_v11, whole genome shotgun sequence DNA region contains:
- the LOC111884066 gene encoding ataxin-3 homolog: MEGPINGGMLYHEVQESKLCAVHCVNTVLQGPFFSEFDLAALASDLDRTEHQMMLEGSAASGGDAFLSEESHNVSMDGDFSIQVLQKALEVWDLQVIPLHSPVAEPAQVDPELENAFICHLQDHWFCIRKVNGEWYNFDSLYAAPEHLSKFYLSAYLDTLKGFGWSIFLVRGNFPKECPITSGEASNGYGQWLLPEDAERITKSCNSGNRHQQHHRDPPTPVAVEDDDLNAAIAASLRENSGGGGEVGISGNDDDDLEAAIAASLAVNNVAPPSPVTLAVPAAAAGCGGASESESKDSGLQDK, encoded by the exons ATGGAAGGTCCGATCAACGGAGGAATGTTGTACCACGAGGTACAAGAGTCGAAACTGTGTGCCGTCCATTGCGTCAACACGGTGTTGCAGGGACCTTTCTTCTCCGAGTTCGATTTGGCTGCTCTGGCCTCTGATCTTGATCGGACGGAGCACCAGATGATGTTGGAAGGATCCGCCGCTTCCGGAGGAGATGCTTTCCTGTCGGAGGAGTCGCATAATGTCTCTATGGATGGCGATTTCAGTATCCAG GTTCTACAAAAAGCATTAGAAGTGTGGGACCTACAAGTAATCCCCCTCCACAGTCCCGTAGCCGAACCCGCACAAGTCGACCCGGAACTCGAAAACGCGTTCATCTGCCATCTCCAAGACCACTGGTTTTGCATAAGAAAAGTCAACGGCGAATGGTACAACTTTGACTCCCTATACGCAGCCCCCGAACACCTCTCGAAATTCTATCTTTCCGCTTACCTCGACACCTTAAAAGGCTTCGGATGGAGCATTTTCTTAGTCCGTGGGAACTTCCCTAAGGAATGTCCCATCACCTCTGGTGAAGCCTCTAACGGCTACGGACAGTGGCTGTTGCCGGAAGACGCTGAAAGGATTACCAAATCCTGCAATTCCGGCAACCGCCACCAACAACACCACCGCGACCCACCCACTCCGGTCGCGGTGGAAGATGATGATTTGAATGCGGCCATTGCCGCTAGTTTGAGGGAGAATAGCGGCGGTGGTGGTGAGGTTGGGATCTCTGGGAACGACGATGATGATTTGGAGGCTGCGATTGCTGCTAGTTTGGCGGTGAATAATGTTGCACCGCCTTCGCCGGTGACGTTGGCTGTGCCGGCGGCGGCGGCTGGTTGTGGAGGTGCGTCGGAAAGCGAAAGTAAGGATAGCGGGTTACAAGATAAGTGA